One Elaeis guineensis isolate ETL-2024a chromosome 10, EG11, whole genome shotgun sequence genomic window carries:
- the LOC105059791 gene encoding zinc finger CCCH domain-containing protein 45 isoform X1: MEDPEGALSFDFEGGLDAGGPAHASSAPASLMPSDPTAAAANAGAVAPPVAGDAAPSGGNIQGRRSFRQTVCRHWLRSLCMKGDACGFLHQYDKARMPVCRFFRLYGECREQDCVYKHTNEDIKECNMYKLGFCPNGPDCRYRHAKLPGPPPPVEEVFQKIQHLSAFNYYGSSNRYFQHRNTSYNQQSERPQLSQGSAVANQNAAAKPIPVEPSNVQQPQTQIQQSQPPPQPPPENQVQNISNALLNQATRTASPLPQGQSRYFIVKSCNRENLEISVQQGVWATQRSNEAKLNEAFESSENVILIFSVNRTRHFQGCAKMTSKIGGYVGGGNWKYAHGTAHYGRNFSVKWLKLCELSFNKTHHLRNPYNDNLPVKVPSSLLYMFVCARELKHVPLSVASRGLFSARTQRLLKLLGLISRDCQELEPFIGEQLASLLYLEPDSELMAMLIAAESKRDEEKAKGVSTDEAADNPDIVLFEDNEEEEDEESEEEEESGGQSAQGRGRGRGMMWQPHMPLVRGGRPMLGVRGFPPVMMGADGFGYGDGFAAPDIFGIPPRVFGPYAGPRFPGDFSGTGPMSGLVFPGRPPQPGAIFPMGGLGMMMGPGRAPFMGGSVMGGVGRSTRPMGVPPFLHPPPPPPNTRAPKRDQRRPASDWSDRLEPGSDQGSKGQELTGPSNGVDDEMGYHHGARAQTEDKFVAANSFQNDSESEDEAAPRRSRHGEGKR; encoded by the exons ATGGAGGACCCTGAGGGAGCCCTCAGCTTCGACTTCGAGGGCGGCCTCGACGCCGGCGGCCCGGCCCATGCCTCCTCGGCGCCGGCCTCCCTGATGCCGTCCGACCCCACGGCCGCAGCGGCGAACGCAGGTGCCGTGGCGCCCCCCGTCGCCGGAGATGCGGCTCCCAGCGGCGGGAACATCCAGGGTAGGCGGAGCTTTCGGCAGACGGTGTGCCGCCACTGGCTTCGCAGCCTCTGCATGAAGGGCGACGCCTGCGGTTTTCTCCACCAGTATGACAAGGCGCGGATGCCGGTCTGCCGATTCTTCCGCCTCTATGGGGAGTGCCGCGAGCAGGATTGTGTCTATAAGCACACCAATGAGGACATCAAGGAGTGCAACAT GTACAAATTGGGTTTCTGCCCAAATGGCCCTGATTGTCGGTATAGGCATGCAAAGCTGCCTGGACCTCCTCCCCCTGTTGAAGAGGTCTTTCAGAAGATTCAACATCTGAGTGCTTTTAATTATTATGGCTCTTCAAATAGATATTTTCAGCATAGGAATACTAGTTATAACCAACAATCAGAAAGGCCTCAATTGTCACAAGGTTCTGCAGTAGCTAATCAAAATGCAGCAGCGAAACCGATTCCAGTTGAACCGTCCAACGTGCAACAGCCACAGACTCAAATTCAGCAGTCGCAACCACCACCACAGCCACCTCCTGAGAATCAGGTGCAGAATATTTCAAATGCCTTGTTGAACCAGGCCACTAGAACTGCTTCTCCACTCCCTCAAGGGCAATCTAG GTATTTTATTGTTAAAAGTTGCAACCGAGAAAATCTGGAAATATCCGTTCAGCAGGGTGTTTGGGCAACTCAAAGGAGTAATGAGGCAAAACTTAATGAAGCTTTTGAATCGTCGGAGAATGTTATTTTGATATTCTCAGTCAACAGAACTCGACATTTCCAG GGTTGTGCCAAGATGACATCTAAGATTGGTGGATATGTTGGTGGAGGGAATTGGAAATATGCTCACGGAACTGCACATTATGGTCGAAACTTTTCAGTCAAATGGCTAAAG TTATGTGAGTTGTCCTTCAATAAAACTCATCATCTCAGGAATCCATACAATGACAACTTACCAGTGAAG GTACCATCCAGTCTGCTGTACATGTTTGTTTGTGCCAGGGAGTTGAAACATGTGCCTTTGTCAG TAGCAAGTAGGGGATTATTTTCTGCGCGTACCCAGAGGCTTTTGAAGTTACTGGGGCTG ATAAGTCGAGACTGCCAAGAGTTGGAGCCTTTTATTGGTGAACAGTTGGCTTCTTTGCTTTATCTTGAGCCAGATAGTGAACTCATG GCAATGCTGATTGCTGCGGAATCTAAACGTGATGAGGAAAAAGCAAAGGGGGTTAGTACGGATGAAGCAGCTGATAATCCAGATATTGTCCTGTTTGAGGACAATGAAGAAGAGGAGGATGAAGAAagcgaggaagaggaggagagcgGTGGCCAGAGTGCCCAAGGAAGGGGTAGAGGAAGAGGAATGATGTGGCAGCCACACATGCCACTGGTGCGTGGAGGGAGGCCAATGCTTGGAGTCCGGGGTTTCCCTCCTGTCATGATGGGTGCTGATGGATTTGGTTATGGTGATGGCTTTGCGGCGCCAGATATTTTTGGCATTCCTCCCCGGGTTTTTGGACCATATGCGGGCCCAAGATTTCCTGGTGACTTCTCAGGAACAGGCCCCATGTCTGGGTTGGTTTTCCCTGGTAGGCCACCCCAGCCTGGTGCCATTTTTCCAATGGGTGGCCTTGGGATGATGATGGGCCCAGGTCGGGCACCATTCATGGGTGGTTCGGTGATGGGAGGTGTGGGTCGATCCACGCGTCCAATGGGAGTGCCACCTTTCCTCCATCCACCTCCACCTCCACCCAACACTAGGGCTCCAAAGAGGGATCAAAGGAGACCAGCAAGTGATTGGAGTGACAGGCTTGAGCCAGGATCGGATCAGGGCAGCAAGGGTCAGGAACTGACAGGACCTAGCAATGGAGTAGATGATGAGATGGGGTATCATCATGGTGCAAGGGCCCAAACTGAGGACAAATTTGTTGCTGCAAACAGTTTTCAGAATGATAGTGAGAGTGAGGATGAGGCAGCACCAAGACGGTCAAGGCATGGTGAAGGAAAGAGGTAG
- the LOC105059791 gene encoding zinc finger CCCH domain-containing protein 45 isoform X2 gives MEDPEGALSFDFEGGLDAGGPAHASSAPASLMPSDPTAAAANAGAVAPPVAGDAAPSGGNIQGRRSFRQTVCRHWLRSLCMKGDACGFLHQYDKARMPVCRFFRLYGECREQDCVYKHTNEDIKECNMYKLGFCPNGPDCRYRHAKLPGPPPPVEEVFQKIQHLSAFNYYGSSNRYFQHRNTSYNQQSERPQLSQGSAVANQNAAAKPIPVEPSNVQQPQTQIQQSQPPPQPPPENQVQNISNALLNQATRTASPLPQGQSRYFIVKSCNRENLEISVQQGVWATQRSNEAKLNEAFESSENVILIFSVNRTRHFQGCAKMTSKIGGYVGGGNWKYAHGTAHYGRNFSVKWLKLCELSFNKTHHLRNPYNDNLPVKISRDCQELEPFIGEQLASLLYLEPDSELMAMLIAAESKRDEEKAKGVSTDEAADNPDIVLFEDNEEEEDEESEEEEESGGQSAQGRGRGRGMMWQPHMPLVRGGRPMLGVRGFPPVMMGADGFGYGDGFAAPDIFGIPPRVFGPYAGPRFPGDFSGTGPMSGLVFPGRPPQPGAIFPMGGLGMMMGPGRAPFMGGSVMGGVGRSTRPMGVPPFLHPPPPPPNTRAPKRDQRRPASDWSDRLEPGSDQGSKGQELTGPSNGVDDEMGYHHGARAQTEDKFVAANSFQNDSESEDEAAPRRSRHGEGKR, from the exons ATGGAGGACCCTGAGGGAGCCCTCAGCTTCGACTTCGAGGGCGGCCTCGACGCCGGCGGCCCGGCCCATGCCTCCTCGGCGCCGGCCTCCCTGATGCCGTCCGACCCCACGGCCGCAGCGGCGAACGCAGGTGCCGTGGCGCCCCCCGTCGCCGGAGATGCGGCTCCCAGCGGCGGGAACATCCAGGGTAGGCGGAGCTTTCGGCAGACGGTGTGCCGCCACTGGCTTCGCAGCCTCTGCATGAAGGGCGACGCCTGCGGTTTTCTCCACCAGTATGACAAGGCGCGGATGCCGGTCTGCCGATTCTTCCGCCTCTATGGGGAGTGCCGCGAGCAGGATTGTGTCTATAAGCACACCAATGAGGACATCAAGGAGTGCAACAT GTACAAATTGGGTTTCTGCCCAAATGGCCCTGATTGTCGGTATAGGCATGCAAAGCTGCCTGGACCTCCTCCCCCTGTTGAAGAGGTCTTTCAGAAGATTCAACATCTGAGTGCTTTTAATTATTATGGCTCTTCAAATAGATATTTTCAGCATAGGAATACTAGTTATAACCAACAATCAGAAAGGCCTCAATTGTCACAAGGTTCTGCAGTAGCTAATCAAAATGCAGCAGCGAAACCGATTCCAGTTGAACCGTCCAACGTGCAACAGCCACAGACTCAAATTCAGCAGTCGCAACCACCACCACAGCCACCTCCTGAGAATCAGGTGCAGAATATTTCAAATGCCTTGTTGAACCAGGCCACTAGAACTGCTTCTCCACTCCCTCAAGGGCAATCTAG GTATTTTATTGTTAAAAGTTGCAACCGAGAAAATCTGGAAATATCCGTTCAGCAGGGTGTTTGGGCAACTCAAAGGAGTAATGAGGCAAAACTTAATGAAGCTTTTGAATCGTCGGAGAATGTTATTTTGATATTCTCAGTCAACAGAACTCGACATTTCCAG GGTTGTGCCAAGATGACATCTAAGATTGGTGGATATGTTGGTGGAGGGAATTGGAAATATGCTCACGGAACTGCACATTATGGTCGAAACTTTTCAGTCAAATGGCTAAAG TTATGTGAGTTGTCCTTCAATAAAACTCATCATCTCAGGAATCCATACAATGACAACTTACCAGTGAAG ATAAGTCGAGACTGCCAAGAGTTGGAGCCTTTTATTGGTGAACAGTTGGCTTCTTTGCTTTATCTTGAGCCAGATAGTGAACTCATG GCAATGCTGATTGCTGCGGAATCTAAACGTGATGAGGAAAAAGCAAAGGGGGTTAGTACGGATGAAGCAGCTGATAATCCAGATATTGTCCTGTTTGAGGACAATGAAGAAGAGGAGGATGAAGAAagcgaggaagaggaggagagcgGTGGCCAGAGTGCCCAAGGAAGGGGTAGAGGAAGAGGAATGATGTGGCAGCCACACATGCCACTGGTGCGTGGAGGGAGGCCAATGCTTGGAGTCCGGGGTTTCCCTCCTGTCATGATGGGTGCTGATGGATTTGGTTATGGTGATGGCTTTGCGGCGCCAGATATTTTTGGCATTCCTCCCCGGGTTTTTGGACCATATGCGGGCCCAAGATTTCCTGGTGACTTCTCAGGAACAGGCCCCATGTCTGGGTTGGTTTTCCCTGGTAGGCCACCCCAGCCTGGTGCCATTTTTCCAATGGGTGGCCTTGGGATGATGATGGGCCCAGGTCGGGCACCATTCATGGGTGGTTCGGTGATGGGAGGTGTGGGTCGATCCACGCGTCCAATGGGAGTGCCACCTTTCCTCCATCCACCTCCACCTCCACCCAACACTAGGGCTCCAAAGAGGGATCAAAGGAGACCAGCAAGTGATTGGAGTGACAGGCTTGAGCCAGGATCGGATCAGGGCAGCAAGGGTCAGGAACTGACAGGACCTAGCAATGGAGTAGATGATGAGATGGGGTATCATCATGGTGCAAGGGCCCAAACTGAGGACAAATTTGTTGCTGCAAACAGTTTTCAGAATGATAGTGAGAGTGAGGATGAGGCAGCACCAAGACGGTCAAGGCATGGTGAAGGAAAGAGGTAG